One part of the Gossypium raimondii isolate GPD5lz chromosome 1, ASM2569854v1, whole genome shotgun sequence genome encodes these proteins:
- the LOC105778149 gene encoding receptor-like protein 6, translating to MGKFIWLCQIRSLLFVLFFLSVVDCSLSLSSSSLNPTPPCLPEDTSALLQFKNTMSIDDSAFYSYCYPKTNSWNESTNCCSWEGVTCDKATGQVISLDLSCSKLVGFLSPNTTLFRLRGLKQLDLSSNNFSASSIPSGFNQLVSLTHLDLSDSLLSGSVPSDISLPSKLISLDLSGNDHLKLDSQGFDMLTRNLSKLENLSLNLLNMSDVVPTAFTNLPSSLKRLSLEICDLQGDIPSEIFLLGYLEYVDLRGNSLTGYLPKSNWSSPLKFLDLSRNYFRGSIPSSLGNLTKITYLGFSYNKLEGKIPDVFGNLSKLTTLDFFDCYFSGQLPPSMFNLTQLTYLDLSANRLEGPLPTHVTGFQNLKDFSLIDNLLTGGVPSWLFTLPSLEYLGLSNNSLTGPINQIQKPNSIQWVDLADNDIHGEIPSSFFGLSKLTHLDLSSNNLSGVIRSDMLSKLESLETLDLSTNNFSGVINLDVPSKLKNLTEVNLSNNKLRQFPSFLRSAKSLRSLDLSKNNIQGSIFNWESEGWEQLIDLNLYNNSLTSLEQLPGKNILTLDLRSNQLQGPLPAPPPSLQKFLISDNKLTGEIPPSICNLTSLDILDLSKNYFGGIIPSCLGNFSRGISIINLQKNNLSGKIPDFCVELSSLTTLALNDNILEGLLPRSFVNCTVLRFLNLANNTLYDLFPRWLSVLPVLQVLILRSNRFYGRLDHPMATSSFISLQILDLSKNEFTGPFPKIFFQSFRRSKLVAASQLQPQQVSNCGRDAGNVSCLRSPRGPENYKNYVKLTMKRLELELDLDKSLTNFTLIDFSNNRFSGRIPEALGELHALLVLNLSHNRLNDTLPPSLANMAALESLDLSSNKLGGRIPSEVTKLTFLEVLNLSQNNFFGPIPVGHQFNTFDIDSYAGNLGLCGFPLSKKCGSEEERKPPTPKLVEDEDSAIPFIWELVMMGYGCGVVLGLSTGYIVFTTGRPWWLVRMVERDWQRNFTRWARRIGRKRN from the coding sequence ATGGGAAAGTTTATATGGTTGTGTCAAATCCGTAGTCTCCTCTTTGTGCTGTTCTTTCTTTCCGTAGTTGATTGTTCTCTGAGTTTGTCATCCTCTTCTCTTAATCCAACTCCTCCATGTCTACCAGAAGACACTTCAGCCTTGCTCCAATTCAAGAACACTATGTCCATTGATGATTCTGCTTTTTATTCCTACTGTTATCCCAAGACAAACTCCTGGAATGAAAGCACCAACTGTTGCTCATGGGAGGGAGTCACTTGTGATAAGGCAACCGGTCAGGTGATTAGCCTAGACCTTAGTTGCTCTAAGCTTGTTGGCTTCCTTTCTCCAAACACCACCCTTTTCCGCCTTCGAGGACTCAAACAACTTGACCTCTCTTCGAACAATTTCAGTGCTTCTTCGATTCCGTCTGGGTTTAATCAGTTAGTAAGTCTGACACATCTTGATCTTTCTGATTCTTTACTCAGTGGTTCAGTCCCATCAGATATATCTTTGCCATCAAAATTGATTTCACTTGATCTTTCTGGAAATGATCATTTGAAATTAGACAGTCAAGGTTTTGACATGCTTACGCGCAACTTatctaaattagaaaatttatcccttaacttattaaatatgtctGATGTTGTGCCTACAGCCTTCACTAACTTGCCTTCGTCTTTAAAGCGTTTGAGTCTCGAGATTTGTGATTTACAGGGGGATATCCCTAGTGAAATATTCCTGCTTGGGTACCTAGAGTATGTTGATCTACGTGGGAACTCTTTAACAGGTTATCTCCCAAAGTCCAATTGGAGTAGTCCCCTCAAATTCCTCGACCTTTCCCGTAATTATTTCAGAGGGTCAATTCCTTCTTCACTTGGAAACCTCACAAAAATCACCTATCTCGGTTTTTCTTATAACAAATTAGAGGGAAAAATTCCAGATGTCTTTGGAAACCTTAGCAAACTTACTACTTTGGATTTCTTTGATTGTTATTTTAGTGGTCAACTTCCCCCATCGATGTTCAACCTCACACAACTTACTTATTTAGACTTATCAGCCAATAGGCTAGAAGGTCCCCTTCCAACTCATGTAACAGGATTTCAGAATTTGAAGGACTTCAGTTTAATTGATAACTTACTAACAGGAGGAGTTCCATCTTGGCTTTTTACTTTGCCATCTTTAGAATACTTAGGCCTCAGTAATAACAGTCTCACAGGTCcaatcaatcaaattcaaaagccTAATTCAATTCAATGGGTTGATTTGGCGGATAATGACATCCATGGTGAAATACCAAGTTCTTTCTTTGGTCTTTCAAAGCTTACCCACCTTGATCTTTCATCAAACAACTTGAGTGGAGTCATTAGATCGGATATGCTTTCAAAGCTAGAGAGTCTTGAAACGCTCGATCTTTCGACAAATAATTTTAGTGGTGTTATCAACTTAGATGTTCCATCAAAATTGAAGAATCTCACTGAAGTTAATCTTTCCAATAACAAGTTAAGGCAATTCCCGAGTTTCTTGCGATCTGCGAAAAGCTTGAGAAGTCTTGATCTTTCCAAAAACAATATTCAGGGTTCAATTTTCAATTGGGAATCGGAAGGTTGGGAACAATTGATTGATTTGAATCTTTACAACAATTCGTTGACGAGTTTAGAGCAACTTCCAGGGAAGAATATTCTTACCCTAGATCTTCGTTCCAACCAACTCCAAGGTCCTCTTCCAGCTCCGCCACCTTCATTGCAAAAATTCCTGATTTCAGATAACAAATTGACAGGTGAAATACCTCCTTCAATTTGTAATTTGACTTCACTTGATATTCTTGATTTGTCTAAGAATTACTTTGGTGGAATTATTCCATCATGTCTTGGAAATTTTAGTCGGGGGATCAGTATCATAAACCTACAAAAGAATAACTTGAGTGGCAAAATCCCTGATTTTTGTGTTGAATTAAGTAGTTTGACAACTCTTGCTCTTAATGACAACATATTGGAAGGGTTATTGCCACGGTCCTTTGTTAATTGTACCGTGCTACGTTTTTTGAACCTAGCAAACAACACCTTGTACGATCTCTTTCCCCGTTGGCTCAGTGTACTTCCAGTCCTGCAAGTTCTTATCTTACGCTCTAATAGATTTTATGGTCGCCTAGACCATCCCATGGCTACATCTAGCTTTATAAGCTTGCAAATCCTTGATCTCTCTAAAAATGAGTTCACTGGCCCCTTTCCGAAAATATTCTTCCAAAGTTTTAGACGTTCAAAATTAGTTGCAGCTTCACAACTACAACCACAACAAGTGAGTAACTGTGGTAGAGACGCTGGTAATGTATCTTGTCTTCGTAGTCCTCGAGGTCCCGAAAACTATAAAAACTATGTGAAACTAACCATGAAAAGGTTGGAGCTAGAGCTAGATCTAGACAAATCATTAACTAATTTCACACTCATAGATTTTTCAAACAATCGATTCAGTGGACGAATCCCTGAGGCACTCGGCGAACTTCATGCTCTTTTAGTGCTCAACCTCTCACACAACAGATTAAACGATACCCTACCACCGTCATTGGCAAATATGGCAGCACTTGAATCATTAGATCTGTCATCTAACAAGCTTGGTGGTAGAATTCCTTCCGAGGTAACGAAACTGACATTTCTGGAAGTGCTAAACTTGTCGCAAAACAATTTTTTCGGACCAATTCCGGTTGGACATCAATTCAATACTTTCGATATTGATTCCTATGCTGGAAACTTGGGTTTATGCGGCTTCCCACTATCAAAGAAATGTGGTAGTGAGGAGGAACGAAAGCCACCAACACCAAAGCTTGTGGAAGATGAAGACTCTGCAATACCCTTTATTTGGGAACTTGTAATGATGGGGTATGGGTGCGGAGTAGTGTTGGGATTGAGTACGGGATACATAGTATTCACAACTGGAAGACCGTGGTGGTTGGTTAGAATGGTTGAGAGAGACTGGCAGAGGAATTTTACAAGATGGGCCCGCAGGATTGGAAGAAAAAGGAACTAG